A portion of the Zootoca vivipara chromosome 6, rZooViv1.1, whole genome shotgun sequence genome contains these proteins:
- the LOC118078596 gene encoding interferon-inducible GTPase 5-like produces MNSYVEKLSLLPEIIQPILKNTDMNVDPKIYFNIAIKIYERFMEVFSDGGMQEAAYEVKEEMEEMENTELDIAITGETGSGKSSLINALRGKKAEDDGAAPVGVTETTLNPKVYTHSKDPKVKFWDLPGIGSPDFSPESYLKMVDFPSYDFFIIVGSERFRSNHTDLAQAIQEMEKKCYFVRSKVDADVYNMERSYPNTFNEEEVLEKMRNDLKKQLKKCFRNTIPQVFLISSWDLAKYDFPQLVETLEKDLHSLKRLAFLLSLPMFSPEVTEKKKSVLKSHIWKISLASAGINAIPIPDLPLACDVALLLGSMVAFYKRFELDDDSLARLARLARKPVEELKAVMKSPQMEEITIDLVIKKITNYAKELFPPSLVRSLVAAGVSFAITYWMLLSFVNNLAEDAERVRKKALEPEH; encoded by the coding sequence ATGAATTCATATGTAGAAAAACTTTCATTGTTGCCTGAGATTATCCAGCCTATATTGAAAAATACAGACATGAACGTAGACCCCAAGATATATTTCAATATAGCAATCAAGATATATGAGAGGTTTATGGAGGTTTTCAGTGATGGTGGAATGCAGGAAGCAGCTTATGAGGTAAaagaggagatggaggagatggAAAACACTGAGCTTGACATTGCCATCACTGGAGAGACGGGCTCTGGGAAATCATCCCTCATCAATGCTCTCCGAGGCAAGAAGGCAGAAGATGATGGTGCTGCCCCTGTAGGAGTGACAGAAACTACACTGAATCCAAAGGTTTATACGCATTCTAAAGATCCCAAAGTGAAATTCTGGGACCTGCCAGGAATTGGATCCCCAGATTTCTCCCCAGAGAGTTACCTTAAGATGGTGGATTTCCCCAGCTATGACTTCTTTATCATTGTTGGCTCAGAGAGATTCCGATCCAACCACACTGACCTAGCTCAGGCAATCCAGGAGATGGAGAAGAAGTGTTATTTTGTGCGCTCCAAAGTAGATGCAGATGTATACAACATGGAAAGGTCTTACCCAAATACCTTCAATGAAGAGGAAGTCCTTGAGAAGATGAGGAATGACTTAAAGAAGCAGCTTAAGAAGTGCTTCAGGAACACCATCCCTCAAGTCTTTCTGATCTCCTCCTGGGACCTTGCCAAGTATGACTTCCCCCAACTGGTGGAGACGTTGGAGAAAGATCTGCACAGTCTGAAGAGACTTGCATTCCTGCTCAGCCTTCCCATGTTTTCCCCTGAAGTCACGGAAAAGAAGAAATCTGTGCTGAAGAGCCACATATGGAAAATATCCCTGGCATCTGCTGGCATCAATGCTATTCCCATTCCAGACCTTCCTCTGGCTTGTGATGTTGCCCTCTTGCTTGGGTCCATGGTTGCCTTCTACAAAAGATTTGAGTTGGATGATGACTCCTTAGCTAGGCTAGCCAGATTGGCCAGGAAGCCTGTTGAAGAACTGAAGGCCGTGATGAAGTCTCCTCAGATGGAAGAAATTACCATCGATCTCGTTATAAAGAAAATAACCAATTATGCAAAAGAATTATTCCCACCTTCCCTAGTTAGAAGCTTGGTAGCAGCAGGGGTGTCTTTTGCTATCACTTATTGGATGCTGTTGAGCTTTGTCAATAATCTAGCTGAGGATGCTGAAAGGGTTCGAAAGAAAGCCCTAGAACCAGAGCACTAG